Proteins encoded by one window of Campylobacter concisus:
- the mnmE gene encoding tRNA uridine-5-carboxymethylaminomethyl(34) synthesis GTPase MnmE translates to MSETIAALATAYGIGSVSIVRLSGKDALAISLKLLKLSNLEPRYAKLAKIYSLDDEILDEGIVIYFKAPASFTGEDIVEFQTHGGVMVSERILNELIKAGARLAMPGEFSKRAFLNGKMDLAKAEAMQGLITSKSEIAAKILTRQMQGDLSKFVSEIRSEVVKTLAFVETMIDYADDDLPANLLEQTKQMLLKNSEKLERIATLSEQRRGLIDGFKIAIVGKPNVGKSSILNSFLAYERAIVSDEAGTTRDRIEENFKIGSHLVRIIDTAGIRKDAGRIEQIGINYSISAINEADIILAVFDGSNPSDEQDKDIIRLVSNSSKKAFFILNKSDLAFKFDIELEGAIKISAKTDTSVVLKELESYLKTQDTDEIMLSSNRQILSCKEASEALKRAFLRLSEEELEIFAYELNSAIKALASITKPFERSEILDEMFSHFCLGK, encoded by the coding sequence ATGAGTGAAACTATCGCAGCCCTTGCCACAGCTTATGGCATCGGCTCAGTTTCTATCGTAAGGCTTAGCGGCAAGGACGCCCTAGCTATCTCTTTAAAACTCCTTAAACTTTCAAATTTAGAGCCAAGATATGCAAAACTAGCTAAAATTTACTCCCTTGATGATGAAATTTTAGACGAGGGCATCGTTATATATTTTAAAGCTCCAGCAAGCTTTACAGGAGAGGATATCGTTGAGTTTCAAACTCATGGCGGCGTGATGGTGAGCGAGAGAATTTTAAATGAGCTAATAAAGGCTGGCGCAAGGCTTGCAATGCCTGGCGAGTTTAGCAAGCGAGCATTTTTAAATGGCAAGATGGATCTAGCTAAGGCTGAGGCTATGCAAGGGCTCATTACTTCAAAAAGCGAGATCGCTGCTAAAATTTTGACCCGCCAGATGCAAGGCGATCTTAGTAAATTTGTAAGCGAGATCAGAAGCGAAGTGGTCAAAACTCTTGCTTTTGTGGAGACGATGATTGATTATGCTGATGATGATCTGCCTGCAAATTTACTAGAGCAGACCAAGCAGATGCTTTTAAAAAATAGCGAGAAACTAGAGCGTATAGCCACACTTAGCGAGCAAAGAAGAGGGCTAATAGATGGCTTTAAGATTGCCATCGTTGGTAAGCCAAATGTTGGCAAAAGCTCCATTTTAAACTCGTTTTTGGCATACGAGAGAGCGATCGTTAGCGACGAGGCGGGCACGACCAGAGATAGGATAGAAGAAAATTTCAAGATCGGCTCACATCTAGTTCGTATAATAGATACCGCTGGCATCAGAAAAGATGCTGGAAGGATCGAGCAAATCGGCATAAACTACTCAATCTCGGCTATAAACGAGGCTGACATTATCCTGGCTGTCTTTGACGGCTCAAATCCAAGCGATGAGCAAGACAAAGATATAATTAGGCTCGTTTCTAACTCAAGTAAAAAAGCCTTTTTTATCCTAAACAAAAGTGATCTGGCGTTTAAATTTGACATAGAGCTAGAGGGCGCTATCAAAATTTCAGCAAAAACCGATACGAGCGTAGTTTTAAAAGAGCTTGAGAGCTACCTCAAGACACAAGATACCGACGAGATCATGCTAAGCTCAAACCGCCAAATTTTAAGCTGTAAAGAGGCGAGTGAGGCTTTAAAAAGAGCCTTTTTGAGACTCAGCGAAGAGGAGCTAGAAATTTTCGCTTACGAGCTAAATAGTGCAATAAAGGCGCTTGCAAGCATCACAAAGCCATTTGAGAGGAGTGAAATTTTAGACGAGATGTTTAGCCATTTTTGTTTAGGAAAATGA
- a CDS encoding Jag N-terminal domain-containing protein, whose amino-acid sequence MKIEANTLQEAFQKAAEQLNCSVTQLDIKVLQHPSSGFLGFFKRSAIIEASLENQPKPQHKPKNDKNFVKKNDENEAIKEDKKQAKKHDHSDKKRGSKKHRDEKSETKFEQKEHKNEKSNLSEKNEALAKDAFAQKSEEEAEPGYVIKRLDGPKEIKEPQASKSAPKNILDTSIIENFNQTDEDSAAQALQKEEKARIDFDKILPEIKDGINRLFKASCFDISKIEVSKFDDETVLIELDGADAALLIGKEGYRYKAISYMLYNWLNSKYNLAIRLEIAQFLQNQEAMMDQYLNGVIERVQNSGRAQTKPLDGVLVKIALEKLREKFPDKYVGIKSGNDGKFVVVNDFFKK is encoded by the coding sequence AAGTTTTACAGCATCCAAGCAGTGGTTTTTTGGGATTTTTTAAAAGAAGTGCGATCATTGAAGCAAGTTTAGAAAATCAGCCAAAACCACAACACAAGCCAAAAAATGATAAAAATTTTGTTAAAAAAAATGATGAGAACGAGGCTATAAAAGAGGATAAAAAGCAAGCTAAAAAACACGATCATAGTGATAAAAAGCGAGGCTCTAAAAAACATAGAGATGAAAAAAGCGAAACTAAATTTGAGCAAAAAGAACATAAAAATGAAAAGTCAAATTTAAGTGAAAAAAATGAAGCTCTAGCTAAAGATGCGTTTGCTCAAAAGAGTGAAGAAGAAGCTGAACCAGGATATGTGATAAAGAGACTTGACGGGCCAAAAGAAATAAAGGAGCCACAAGCTAGTAAAAGTGCTCCTAAAAATATCCTAGATACTTCAATCATCGAAAATTTTAACCAAACTGATGAAGATAGTGCGGCTCAAGCTTTACAAAAAGAAGAAAAAGCAAGAATCGACTTTGATAAAATTTTACCTGAGATCAAAGATGGCATAAACCGTCTTTTTAAGGCAAGTTGTTTTGATATTAGTAAAATTGAAGTTAGCAAATTTGACGATGAAACGGTGCTTATAGAGCTTGATGGAGCTGATGCGGCTCTACTTATAGGTAAAGAAGGTTATAGGTATAAAGCGATATCTTATATGCTTTATAACTGGCTAAACTCAAAATACAACCTTGCTATCCGCCTTGAAATCGCGCAATTTTTGCAAAATCAAGAAGCGATGATGGATCAATATCTAAATGGCGTGATCGAGCGTGTGCAAAATAGTGGCAGAGCACAAACAAAGCCACTTGATGGTGTTTTAGTTAAAATCGCGCTTGAGAAACTTCGCGAGAAATTCCCAGATAAATATGTCGGCATAAAAAGTGGCAATGACGGCAAATTTGTCGTCGTAAATGACTTTTTCAAAAAATGA
- a CDS encoding NAD(P)H-dependent oxidoreductase, with the protein MKILLINGGKKFAHSDGRLNQTLHDLACEKLAKMGYEVKQTVIDHGYDIEAEVDKFIWMDAVVWQMPAWWMGEPWIVKKYIDEVFTAGHGKLYTSDGRHRVDPTKNYGKGGLLNGKNFMLSLTWNAPAEAFSDSNEFFDARGIDGVYYHFRKANEFLGMKPLSYFVCYDVIKMPDVPRYLKEYEAHLEKVFKNTK; encoded by the coding sequence ATGAAAATTTTACTTATAAATGGCGGTAAAAAATTTGCCCACTCAGATGGCAGATTAAATCAAACACTTCACGACCTTGCGTGCGAGAAGCTCGCGAAAATGGGTTATGAGGTAAAGCAAACCGTGATAGATCATGGCTATGATATAGAGGCTGAAGTCGATAAATTTATATGGATGGACGCAGTAGTTTGGCAGATGCCAGCTTGGTGGATGGGTGAGCCTTGGATAGTTAAAAAATATATCGATGAGGTCTTTACCGCAGGTCATGGCAAGCTTTATACGAGCGATGGCAGACACAGGGTCGATCCAACTAAAAACTACGGCAAGGGTGGCTTGCTAAATGGCAAGAATTTTATGCTAAGCCTTACTTGGAATGCCCCAGCTGAGGCATTTAGCGATTCAAATGAGTTTTTTGATGCGCGTGGGATTGATGGGGTTTATTATCATTTCAGAAAGGCAAATGAGTTTTTGGGCATGAAGCCACTTTCATACTTTGTCTGCTACGATGTTATCAAGATGCCAGATGTGCCAAGATATCTAAAAGAGTACGAAGCGCATCTTGAAAAAGTTTTTAAAAATACGAAATAG